The following are encoded in a window of Carya illinoinensis cultivar Pawnee chromosome 15, C.illinoinensisPawnee_v1, whole genome shotgun sequence genomic DNA:
- the LOC122295686 gene encoding disease resistance protein TAO1-like, protein MKRLRVLINRNASFSSGPNYLCNELRVLDWFEYPLQSLPPDFHGNKLIIFKIRGAFIRELSFIREFKNMTIMEFHDCNCLTKLPDVSSIPNLKNLKAINCENLVEVHNSVGSLKNLCHLSFFGCSKLRILPTSLKLRSLRTLNLSGCLSLRSFPEIDCEMKSLTTLALPYWSAVEELPLSIGNLTRFDESFLRGCKNLKHLPINIILRLQHLRRLGGCTNLPMEEKISSNEGQLQELARPTNSSNGSSVLQVLNRQNCFQSESNFFPISSFFTMFNSSATLTNLDRSTFVSLPTSIKGFVALIELYLKDCKKLEEIAELPPNIANVFVEGCQSLERFPEVSRILEFNGSHIRSLGFIGLEGCNKMHEKIWNYKVPNPLLWKGHYNATVLPENEIPECLWYQKEFLGNKIAKRGDDDVQLKGNEEWVINIEGPHHLEDISGIVIYVLSILFLMLR, encoded by the exons ATGAAAAGACTTAGAGTGCTTATCAATCGTAATGCAAGTTTTTCAAGTGGACCTAATTATCTCTGCAACGAATTAAGAGTACTAGATTGGTTTGAATATCCGCTACAATCTTTGCCACCCGATTTCCATGGAAATAAACTCATTATCTTTAAAATCCGTGGTGCCTTCATCAGGGAGTTAAGCTTCATCAGGGAGTTTAAG AATATGACAATTATGGAATTTCATGATTGTAATTGCTTAACAAAACTTCCTGATGTTTCAAGCATCCCAAATTTGAAGAACTTGAAGGCCATAAATTGTGAAAATTTAGTTGAGGTGCATAATTCCGTAGGATCCTTGAAGAATCTTTGTCACTTGAGTTTTTTCGGATGCTCTAAACTCAGAATTCTTCCAACAAGCCTCAAGTTGAGATCTTTACGCACCCTTAATCTTAGTGGTTGCTTAAGCCTTCGTAGCTTTCCTGAAATTGATTGTGAAATGAAATCTTTAACTACATTAGCTCTACCATATTGGAGTGCAGTAGAAGAACTACCATTATCAATTGGCAATCTTACTAGATTTGATGAATCTTTTCTACGTGGCTGCAAAAACCTTAAGCATCTCCCAATTAACATTATTCTTCGGTTGCAACATTTGAGAAGGCTTGGGGGTTGTACAAATCTCCCAATGGAAGAAAAGATTTCATCGAATGAAGGACAACTCCAGGAATTGGCGCGTCCAACAAATTCAAGCAATGGAAGCAGTGTGTTACAAGTGTTGAATCGTCAAAATTGTTTCCAATCAGAATCAAATTTCTTTCCAATATCAAGTTTCTTTACCATGTTTAATTCTTCGGCCACTTTGACTAATTTAGATCGAAGTACATTTGTAAGCCTTCCCACGAGTATCAAAGGATTTGTTGCACTTATTGAGCTCTACTTGAAAGATTGCaagaaacttgaagaaattGCAGAACTTCCACCAAATATAGCAAATGTATTTGTTGAAGGATGTCAGTCGTTAGAAAGATTTCCAGAAGTATCAAGAATATTGGAATTCAATGGAAGCCACATTAGATCGCTGGGTTTTATTGGCTTGGAGGGCTGCAACAAAATGCATGAGAAGATTTGGAATTATAAAGTGCCAAATCCATTACTGTGGAAG GGACATTATAATGCTACTGTGTTACCAGAAAATGAGATTCCAGAGTGCTTATGGTATCAGAAAGAATTTTTAGGAAATAAAATTGCTAAGAGAGGAGATGATGATGTCCAAttgaaaggaaatgaagaaTGGGTAATAAATATTGAGGGGCCACACCATTTGGAGGATATAAGCGGAATTGTAATATATGTCTTGAGTATTTTGTTCCTGATGTTAAGATAA
- the LOC122295689 gene encoding disease resistance protein Roq1-like — MAFQLGASSSSLSSSPSIHPRNHHVILSFRGKDVRLKFISHLNQVLRQSGIMTYMDDGDLERGEQISSEHFKAIEESSISIIVLSKNLQNSNAKSKIHGDDESEFIQNIIQWVNSRILNQTPLCIATYPIVIESRIRDIYQHLNLERNDIVRMVGIFGIGGIGKTTFSKDIYNRISSQFDGSCFLSNIRDISKSGGLIKLQKILLSEILGKNWIFMMLIEESM; from the exons ATGGCCTTTCAATTAGgagcttcttcctcttctttatcttcatctCCTTCTATCCATCCAAGGAATCATCATGTAATCTTGAGCTTTAGAGGTAAAGATGTTCGCCTCAAGTTTATTTCTCATCTAAACCAAGTTTTACGTCAAAGTGGAATCATGACTTACATGGATGATGGCGACCTTGAGAGAGGAGAGCAAATTTCATCAGAACATTTTAAAGCTATTGAAGAGTCAAGCATTTCGATCATTGTACTTTCTAAAAATTtgcaaaattcaaatgcaaaatCCAAAATCCATGG ggaTGATGAGTCAGAATTTATCCAAAACATCATTCAGTGGGTCAACTCAAGAATACTAAACCAGACGCCTCTATGCATTGCCACGTATCCAATTGTAATAGAGTCTCGTATACGAGACATTTATCAGCATTTAAATCTTGAAAGGAATGATATTGTACGCATGGTAGGGATTTTCGGAATAGGTGGAATTGGGAAgacaactttttcaaaagataTTTATAACAGAATATCTTCTCAATTTGATGGAAGTTGTTTCTTGAGCAATATTAGAGATATTTCAAAAAGTGGAGGTCTGATTAAGCTGCAAAAAATACTTCTTTCAGAGATCTTAGGAAAAAATTGGATATTTATGATGCTGATAGAGGAGTCAATGTGA